The genomic segment GTTTTTCTGTGTTTAGTGTGATTTTGAATCTCATCAGCAAGTTGATTTTATTTTTCGCTAAATGTATGAAATAATATTTATAATTAGCAAATAAATAAAGATAAAAATTGTTGTATGTTCATGGAAATATGGTTTAGTTATGATCGTGGAGAATCTACTTTAATTTCACCTCTCTTTGCCAATCCAAAATATTTGTTTATTTATAACAGATAAATAGGCATTTATTTTATTTCAAAATTCTTTCTTTTCCGAAAAAAAAGCGGGATAACTTGAAATAATCCATCGCGTATGCGATTGCAAAACATCCAGTAAATGCAAATGCGGTGGCTGCACATGCAAAGCAGATCCCTGTCGGGTCGAATAAGAATAGTGGGATAAACGTCTTAGCAAGAATGGTGAAGATTGGAGAGAAAAGAAAGATGACGAGAGTATTCCTTCCTATATAATAGATAATCCATTTTATGCGTTGTGATACGTAATGATGAATCGCAAGCAACAGGTTTATTACTAAAAAAGTTATAGTAAGTCCGGCTAAAGTACCCCTGTCCAGATTCTGAGGATAGTAGCTTAGAATAGTTAACGGGATAACTGTCCACAGAGTTGATTTAAAAATAGATAAAAAAGGGAGGTCACTCTGCCGGATTATTGTTCCTATCAAAAAATATATCGCATTTGCAAACACTAAGAGATTTATATTCCGATGTGATAATAGGTATAAGAGAGTTCCTAATACAATAAACTTGGTTATAGTATTTAGCTTTTTTAATTGGAAAACGACATAATAGCTTATTTCACATATAATTAAAGTGTGGAGATACCAATATGGCCCCATAGGCTCTTTAATCACTTTTTTTAGTAACAAGATTATACTAAGATCGTCAAGATGCTCCCTAATAGGAAGTATTGACGCCATTATCACATATCCTATTTCCATAAAAGAATAAGGAATAAAAATCCATAATATCCCGCGAAAGAATTGTTTTCTGTTCTTGTGGATATTAGCTAAATATCCGGATATCAACAGAAAAGCCGGCATATGAAATGTGTAAACGAATTGCTTAACTAGTGGGTGTTTGTCGCCAAAGTATGATAAGTGGAACATTATCATTAGTACTATAAATACACATTTAAGGAAGTCTAATTCAAGGATTCTGTTTTTCATGTATATATAAAAGTGATATTTAAGTTTATATAAAAATGACTAAGTGTATGCTATTTTCTTATCTCCTTGGCATAGATAAACAGACACCATTTAGTCATTTTTATTTTGGAACATTAATTAGATATTTCAAGTTGACAACCAGCTTCTACTGTAAAGAGTTTGTTTATTGTTACACTGTTGCTTCCTTTCAATGTTAACTTTGCATTGTTGGTAACTGTTATATTTGTAGCAACCAAATCAATTGCTGAAACGGTGAGGTTTGATGTAACTGTTTGATCATTATAATCCGTATTTATATTTTTCACTGAACGTGTCAATGTCATATTCGGATTCTCAATCTTTTCGTCAGAACATCCTCCTATTGCAAGATGTAAAAAAACCAAAGATATACCTAAAAAAATAGATTTTATTTTCATATATTATTTCTGTTTTAATCACTTATTAATGAAATAATTGCATCCTATTTGTATTATTTTAATGAATTTATTTATTTACTTTTTAAAGTATTTACTTCTTCATTCAGTGTCTTAATAGCATCAATTAAAACAGGAATAATTGCAGTATAATTTATAAGTTTATTTCCGTCAGGATCTGTTAGGACAAGATTCGGTAATACTTTTTCTACTTCTTGGGCTAATAATCCAATTTCTTCTCCATTTCCACCAACTTTGAATACACTTTTATCTGCATTGTCTTGGAATTCATATTGCACAGGATTTAATTGAGTCAACTTATTTATACTATTCATTCCCTTACTCAGCATTTGAATATTTTTTTTAGCTCTAATATCAGAATAATTATACACGTTTTTAACTTGGATACTATTATATACTCCTGTCCCAGTGTTATAAAATACAACTTGGTCATAATGACTTGCTAAACGAGTAGCAGCAGCATTTGTGTCTATTTGGAAAAAATGCCCACTATTTGGTCCTTTTATCCACATGTTTCCTAAGAAAGTCATATTATAATATTTAGTACCATCATGATATGGAGTTGTTGAACCGTAGGTTAAATAACCACTTGCGTCTAATTTAAGTTGAGCATTTGCAGACACACATAATAAAAGTAATGTGATAGCTAAGAAACTTTTAATAATTATAGTTTTCATACATGTAGAGGATTAAAGTTACTGGCTTACTCTATTAAAGCTTTTCAGTCATAAATCTGCTTCCTTTTTTGACAGTTTGGTCTGTAGATATAATATTACCGGTATAATATATTCTGTTTTTTTTATTTTATAATATAGAGAAGAAACCTATAGAAAAGTATTTGTCGTATGATAGTTCTATTTTATATTCCTCTTTTTCCACATTATTTAAAATGAATGAAAAACGCTGTCCTGCTACTATTATAGCAATATTTGAATAGATTATATTTTCACTTAAATCTTTCACCGTTATTTCGATGCTTTGAGTTATATTTGAATAAACATAGATTCTATTGTTGTCATGGCTTGCCGTAGGTTCTGTTGATATAGAACGAGTTCCTGCTTCATCTTTTTTATTAAGTTTAATGTCTACTTCCGCTGCCAAAGAGGATGCTGTGGCAATTAATAGAGTGATACATACGATTAGCAAACGTTTCATAGCTTTATGTTTTAGTTGTTACGTTTGCAAACGTAAATATTAATATGCTGTTTATTTTTGTGTTTTAGTACGCATTTGGTACGCATTATTAGATTTCAATGTGTGTTAGCATGGCTCGAGGCTAAAATTCGTATATAAAGGAGTCAAAAGTTTCGGGTGAACAAGATTCTCCATGTATTTTCTCATAAAGTCTTTTTCGTGCTGAAGTAACGGCTTGTTTAGAACGTGAAACTAAATATGGAATATCCTTGATGGGAATTGAAATTTTAATGAGCAAGCAAATGCGTTTTTCGATTTCGCTAACCGGGTAGAGAGCATGAAGGCGCTGAGTAAATGAGTTGTAGGTATTATCTATGGCATTTTGTAATACGTCCCAATTATCGTCGGTTATTTTTAATGCAGGTTCGTTTGCTGCATTGTGAAATAAAATATAAATATCAGATTGCTTAAGGCTTATTACTGCTAATTCTTCTTCTTTGTTTTTAGCTACTATTTGTGTATTTGTTTGCTCTATTGCATCCTTTTGTGCATTCAATAAATTTTCTTTCAGGGTGTTGCTTTCTCTTTTTGCCTGTTGCAATGCTTCTTCCAATCTTCTGATTTGTTTGTTGTTTTCCTCTATAAACTGAACGCTCTTTTTATATTGCTCTTCTTTAATGTGTTCCAGTTTGTTCAGTTGCGTTTGCCATTGGGATTTTTTGCGTTTATTATACTGGATGTAGCTGATTATAAATGCCGATAAGAGAGCCAGAGCAAATAGGATGCATCCAATCCACAAGGCTTGTGACGTGTTTTCCCTGCGTAATTTGTTATTTTCTTTTTCACGTAACTGGTAATTATACAGTGAATGCATTTTCTCTATGGTTTCCGTGGCCGTGATTTTTTGTATGGAATCCGAATAGGCACTATATTCACGTAGTTGTTTGATTGCTGTTTGGCTGTCGAATTGTTCTTCTGCAATTTGAGCCAATCCCCAATGGGCTGCTTGTTTGGCATATATGGTACCTACATTTAGTAATTGATTAAAAAAGTAAGAAGCAGAATCTGTGTTTCCTAATTTGTAATATAAATCGGCTGAAATTGAATATACTCCACTTATATATCCTCTTTCAATTTTTTTCGATGTGGATTGCAGCATTTGTTTGGCTCGTTTATAGTCGTGTAGTTGAACATAGAGCCCGGCTAAGCCGTATTGCGTTACATCCATTAAATGTTTGTCTTTTACTCTCACTGCTTGCTTATAGGCATTTCTGTAATAATATAAAGCACTGTCTGCATTATTGAATCCTGTGAATGTCCGTCCTATATCCCGTAAGTTATATACTATTCTTATACTTTCTTTTGCCAGTTTATTATAGTAATAAGCTTTTTTGAAGGCTTTCATTGCCAGATCATAAATGTCTTGATACAGGTATAATGTGCCTATCTGGCTATAAATTAAGCTAATGACTTTATAATCTGTACTTCCTTTACTGGCTTCAATAGCTTGGCCAAAATAATCTAAGGCTTGTGGAGCATCGCCCAAATCCCGATAGATGCATCCCGTATAATAATAGGCTTCCGGTAAGTGTTTCTTATCTTTTTTAGATTGGTAATAGTGCAATACTGTCAGCATTAAGCTGTCTGAAGTGTGGGGAATATAGGCCTTGTCTTTTGCCTTTGTATAAAGCAGGTAATAATACATTTGAGTACTTTTCGGTTCCCGGATTATATTTTTTTTGAGTTGTTTTAATAAAGAAACCGCACTGTCAGGGTATTGTACAACGATGGAATCTGCAATTTGCATGGCGCGTGGATAAGGCTTATGGCCGCAAGAGTAAAAGCTGAACAGGAAAGATACTGTAAGCAGAAATCTGATAGATGTTTTCATTTATAGTTGTCATTGTGTCGGTTACAAAAATAAATGATCAATCGCTTTTTTCCTAATATTCAGGTAAAAAAATGTAGATTAAAATTGTATGATAATAGAGAATAAGATGAAAAAGAGACGTAATGCATATTGTTTCGGATAATAAGAAAATTGAAACAGTTTTTTATTAATTATAATTTTATGTATATTTGCGATATATTGATAAAATAAGTTTGATGTATGTATTACTAAACTAGATAAGCAATGAGAATAATGTTAACTGCACTTGCTGTATCATTATTTTTGTGTTCATGCAGCGATAATGATGCAAATAAATTGACGGTAGATAAAACGCTTAAGGACTTTCAATATATAGGCTTGAAAGAAAAAACGGGCATAAGAGAGGCACAAGATATGCTATTAAACAAATATGGAACCTCTTATTCTCCTTCAATGCAAATAATAGACGATTTTATTTATGTAACTACATCTTCAGGAATATATAGAAAAAGGCTGGATACGAGCAATAGCGCATGGGTGTTGTATGCCTTTGAAAATATGCCAGTTACTCATTTTATAAAAAAAGGTAGTGATGTTCTTGCCATTACAGCATGCTCGGACGAGCGAGCTTTTATTCTTTCTTCCGACGATGGGAAGACCTATAAAACGCTGACTCCTGCTTCTTTTGTCTTTAAAGAGTTAGAGAATAAAGTGGTAGTATCTGCCATAGCGCAAAACCCTAGGAATCCGAATTCTTTATTGGCTCTGGTTGTTCCTGTTGGGGTAGTTCAGTCCACCGACTTTGGGCAAAACTGGAAGTGTATAAGTACTGAGATCGGAGGGGGACAGAATTGGTTTGTAGGTTATAATCCGAACGATACTACCAATATTTATAATACAGGCGAGTCCATGATTATGGAATCGCTTATGTATTCTTCACTTGATGCCGGAAAAAATTGGCAACTGATTGAATCTATGAACAATAGTTGCATTCATCACATCGCTTTCCATCCTTCGGATCCCAATACGATGATTTATTCGGGTGAATATATAGTTAAAAAATCAACAGATAGAGGGCGTTCGTGGAGTTTGAAACTTGTGGATGAAATTTATTTCTATAAAGTTGTATATGACAAAGATAATCCTTCTATTGTGTATGCTTCCGGTTGCACCAGAATTCCTAATGAATTCCATAAGTTTACCATATATCGTTCAACAGATGGTGGGGATAATTGGCACGTCTTTTTCCAGACCAATTTGTCGGGGGAGGGAGGAATCATAGATTTTGAACTCTATAAATCTAAGTTGTATTTATATACTTATGCTGATGGCATTTATACGCTTGATACGCAAGCTGAGGAATAATTACCTGTGGTAATATTCATATATTTTTTATAAGATAATTTATTGCTATGTAAATCTGTTTTAAATTACATATATTGTTATCCGGATTACATGCTTTGTTATTGCCATAACATATAATGCTATGGGGCATGGGGTGTGTTGTAATCGGTCTTTTTCAGGATCTTTATTTAATATATTTTAACCATTAAAATCTCTCGACGCTCTTTTAATAACTATATATTCTTTTCTTCTTAAGTTTGTGTGTGTGTGTAATTAATAGGTGGTAGGTCCACCTACCTATATATAATAACACACACACACTGTATAAGAAGAATACATATATAATAGATTATAAGTAAGTAGGTCTTTTCTCTCTTTTTCTCTGCATATCTCATCATATCTCTGCGTATCTCTGCGTATCTCTGCATATCTCTGATCTGAGTTGAGGTCTGTGCTTATTTTTGCAGGCATGTTACAGAAAATAAAGATACTTTCGTTGATACTCCGTTGGAGTTGTGCCTGCCGTCTTTTTGAAGAACTTACCAAACGAAGAGGGGTGGGTGAAATTGAGTTTATCGTGCATTTGATAGCCCAACAGATTGCTACGTGTGTGCAATCTATCGGGTTTCAGGGTTTACGGCATTGCCGATCGGGTAATCCGCTTCATCGCGATTTGCTTACCGGTTTGCCTGATCGGGATGTTAGGGTAGTTTTAAAAAAGAAGATTCACCCCACCTAGGATTGTAGCTTTCGGCATGGGATAACCGGCATTGATTTCATAACGTTGTGCCAATAGGTTTTCTCCACGTGCAAACAGGCTGACGAGGCGATTCAAATGGTAACTCCCCCGTAAGTTCCATAGCACGAAATTCTCTTTTGTCTCGGGGTTTACAGAGGTATATAGCTCATTGATATATTGCATTC from the uncultured Bacteroides sp. genome contains:
- a CDS encoding DUF3244 domain-containing protein, producing MKRLLIVCITLLIATASSLAAEVDIKLNKKDEAGTRSISTEPTASHDNNRIYVYSNITQSIEITVKDLSENIIYSNIAIIVAGQRFSFILNNVEKEEYKIELSYDKYFSIGFFSIL
- a CDS encoding tail fiber domain-containing protein, with product MKTIIIKSFLAITLLLLCVSANAQLKLDASGYLTYGSTTPYHDGTKYYNMTFLGNMWIKGPNSGHFFQIDTNAAATRLASHYDQVVFYNTGTGVYNSIQVKNVYNYSDIRAKKNIQMLSKGMNSINKLTQLNPVQYEFQDNADKSVFKVGGNGEEIGLLAQEVEKVLPNLVLTDPDGNKLINYTAIIPVLIDAIKTLNEEVNTLKSK
- a CDS encoding tetratricopeptide repeat protein, producing the protein MKTSIRFLLTVSFLFSFYSCGHKPYPRAMQIADSIVVQYPDSAVSLLKQLKKNIIREPKSTQMYYYLLYTKAKDKAYIPHTSDSLMLTVLHYYQSKKDKKHLPEAYYYTGCIYRDLGDAPQALDYFGQAIEASKGSTDYKVISLIYSQIGTLYLYQDIYDLAMKAFKKAYYYNKLAKESIRIVYNLRDIGRTFTGFNNADSALYYYRNAYKQAVRVKDKHLMDVTQYGLAGLYVQLHDYKRAKQMLQSTSKKIERGYISGVYSISADLYYKLGNTDSASYFFNQLLNVGTIYAKQAAHWGLAQIAEEQFDSQTAIKQLREYSAYSDSIQKITATETIEKMHSLYNYQLREKENNKLRRENTSQALWIGCILFALALLSAFIISYIQYNKRKKSQWQTQLNKLEHIKEEQYKKSVQFIEENNKQIRRLEEALQQAKRESNTLKENLLNAQKDAIEQTNTQIVAKNKEEELAVISLKQSDIYILFHNAANEPALKITDDNWDVLQNAIDNTYNSFTQRLHALYPVSEIEKRICLLIKISIPIKDIPYLVSRSKQAVTSARKRLYEKIHGESCSPETFDSFIYEF
- a CDS encoding acyltransferase family protein — its product is MKNRILELDFLKCVFIVLMIMFHLSYFGDKHPLVKQFVYTFHMPAFLLISGYLANIHKNRKQFFRGILWIFIPYSFMEIGYVIMASILPIREHLDDLSIILLLKKVIKEPMGPYWYLHTLIICEISYYVVFQLKKLNTITKFIVLGTLLYLLSHRNINLLVFANAIYFLIGTIIRQSDLPFLSIFKSTLWTVIPLTILSYYPQNLDRGTLAGLTITFLVINLLLAIHHYVSQRIKWIIYYIGRNTLVIFLFSPIFTILAKTFIPLFLFDPTGICFACAATAFAFTGCFAIAYAMDYFKLSRFFFGKERILK